A single window of Gossypium arboreum isolate Shixiya-1 chromosome 13, ASM2569848v2, whole genome shotgun sequence DNA harbors:
- the LOC108461938 gene encoding lysine histidine transporter-like 6 isoform X2: MVTITQLLTFRRYLNLPIQYFLQRMVSTSPPKEVQSIRKWAEGDPTRRAKWWYSTFHTVTAMIGAGVLSLPYAMAYLGWGPGTMVLVLSWCMTLNTMWQMIQLHECVPGTRFDRYIDLGRYAFGSKLGGWVVLPQQLIVQVGCDIVYMVTGGKCLKKFMEIACTSCTQLRQSYWILIFGAWAGSLSHGQIDGVSYDYKSTSPTDFMFRVFNALGQISFAFAGHAVALEIQATIPSTPERPSKIPMWKGALGAYFINAICYFPVAMIGYWAFGQDVDDNVLMALKKPAWLIACANLMVVVHVIGSYQVYAMPVFDLLENMMIKRLNFPPGIALRLITRSTYVAFTLFIGVTFPFFGDLLGFFGGFGFAPTSYFLPSIMWLVIKKPKRFSLNWFINWGCIFVGVFIMMASTIGGLRNIIADASTYSFYT, encoded by the exons ATGGTGACGATAACCCAACTCCTTACATTCAGGAGATATCTCAATCTTCCAATTCAATACTTTTTGCAAAGAATGGTTTCAACATCTCCTCCAAAG GAAGTTCAATCCATCAGGAAATGGGCAGAAGGTGATCCTACTCGCAGAGCCAAATGGTGGTACTCCACTTTTCACACTGTCACGGCCATGATAGGTGCAGGTGTCCTCAGCTTGCCCTATGCCATGGCCTATCTAGGATG GGGTCCAGGAACAATGGTTCTGGTATTATCATGGTGCATGACCTTGAATACAATGTGGCAGATGATACAACTGCATGAGTGTGTCCCTGGAACTCGATTCGATCGATACATTGACCTCGGGCGATATGCTTTTGGATCGAAACTCGGAGGATGGGTAGTGTTGCCTCAGCAGCTGATTGTTCAAGTTGGATGTGACATTGTGTACATGGTTACAGGAGGGAAATGCCTCAAAAAGTTCATGGAGATTGCCTGCACCAGCTGCACACAGCTCAGGCAGTCCTACTGGATCTTGATTTTTGGTG CCTGGGCAGGTTCCTTGAGTCACGGTCAGATCGATGGTGTGAGCTATGATTATAAGAGCACAAGTCCGACTGACTTCATGTTTCGAGTGTTCAATGCACTAGGCCAAATTTCATTTGCATTTGCTGGTCATGCAGTTGCCCTTGAAATTCAGGCCACAATTCCATCAACCCCAGAAAGGCCTTCGAAAATACCGATGTGGAAAGGTGCACTCGGAGCCTATTTCATAAATGCCATATGCTACTTTCCAGTAGCCATGATAGGATACTGGGCATTCGGTCAAGATGTCGATGATAATGTACTTATGGCACTCAAGAAACCTGCATGGCTCATAGCCTGTGCTAACTTGATGGTGGTTGTTCATGTCATTGGAAGCTACCAGGTTTATGCTATGCCTGTGTTTGACCTGCTGGAGAACATGATGATCAAAAGGCTCAACTTCCCACCAGGGATTGCTCTCAGGCTCATAACTCGATCTACTTATGTAG CATTTACCCTGTTCATAGGAGTCACTTTCCCTTTCTTTGGAGATCTTCTGGGTTTCTTTGGTGGATTTGGCTTTGCTCCCACTTCATATTTT CTTCCCAGCATAATGTGGTTGGTGATCAAGAAACCAAAAAGGTTCAGCCTCAATTGGTTCATCAATTGG GGGTGCATATTTGTAGGAGTGTTCATTATGATGGCATCAACAATTGGAGGTTTAAGGAATATCATAGCAGATGCTTCAACATACAGTTTTTATACATGA
- the LOC108461938 gene encoding lysine histidine transporter-like 6 isoform X1: MVTITQLLTFRRYLNLPIQYFLQRMVSTSPPKEVQSIRKWAEGDPTRRAKWWYSTFHTVTAMIGAGVLSLPYAMAYLGWGPGTMVLVLSWCMTLNTMWQMIQLHECVPGTRFDRYIDLGRYAFGSKLGGWVVLPQQLIVQVGCDIVYMVTGGKCLKKFMEIACTSCTQLRQSYWILIFGGTHFFLSQLPNFNSVAAVSLAAAVMSLSYSTIAWAGSLSHGQIDGVSYDYKSTSPTDFMFRVFNALGQISFAFAGHAVALEIQATIPSTPERPSKIPMWKGALGAYFINAICYFPVAMIGYWAFGQDVDDNVLMALKKPAWLIACANLMVVVHVIGSYQVYAMPVFDLLENMMIKRLNFPPGIALRLITRSTYVAFTLFIGVTFPFFGDLLGFFGGFGFAPTSYFLPSIMWLVIKKPKRFSLNWFINWGCIFVGVFIMMASTIGGLRNIIADASTYSFYT; the protein is encoded by the exons ATGGTGACGATAACCCAACTCCTTACATTCAGGAGATATCTCAATCTTCCAATTCAATACTTTTTGCAAAGAATGGTTTCAACATCTCCTCCAAAG GAAGTTCAATCCATCAGGAAATGGGCAGAAGGTGATCCTACTCGCAGAGCCAAATGGTGGTACTCCACTTTTCACACTGTCACGGCCATGATAGGTGCAGGTGTCCTCAGCTTGCCCTATGCCATGGCCTATCTAGGATG GGGTCCAGGAACAATGGTTCTGGTATTATCATGGTGCATGACCTTGAATACAATGTGGCAGATGATACAACTGCATGAGTGTGTCCCTGGAACTCGATTCGATCGATACATTGACCTCGGGCGATATGCTTTTGGATCGAAACTCGGAGGATGGGTAGTGTTGCCTCAGCAGCTGATTGTTCAAGTTGGATGTGACATTGTGTACATGGTTACAGGAGGGAAATGCCTCAAAAAGTTCATGGAGATTGCCTGCACCAGCTGCACACAGCTCAGGCAGTCCTACTGGATCTTGATTTTTGGTGGTACCCATTTCTTCCTGTCTCAGCTTCCCAATTTCAATTCAGTTGCTGCTGTTTCATTAGCTGCAGCAGTTATGTCTCTGAGTTATTCAACCATAGCCTGGGCAGGTTCCTTGAGTCACGGTCAGATCGATGGTGTGAGCTATGATTATAAGAGCACAAGTCCGACTGACTTCATGTTTCGAGTGTTCAATGCACTAGGCCAAATTTCATTTGCATTTGCTGGTCATGCAGTTGCCCTTGAAATTCAGGCCACAATTCCATCAACCCCAGAAAGGCCTTCGAAAATACCGATGTGGAAAGGTGCACTCGGAGCCTATTTCATAAATGCCATATGCTACTTTCCAGTAGCCATGATAGGATACTGGGCATTCGGTCAAGATGTCGATGATAATGTACTTATGGCACTCAAGAAACCTGCATGGCTCATAGCCTGTGCTAACTTGATGGTGGTTGTTCATGTCATTGGAAGCTACCAGGTTTATGCTATGCCTGTGTTTGACCTGCTGGAGAACATGATGATCAAAAGGCTCAACTTCCCACCAGGGATTGCTCTCAGGCTCATAACTCGATCTACTTATGTAG CATTTACCCTGTTCATAGGAGTCACTTTCCCTTTCTTTGGAGATCTTCTGGGTTTCTTTGGTGGATTTGGCTTTGCTCCCACTTCATATTTT CTTCCCAGCATAATGTGGTTGGTGATCAAGAAACCAAAAAGGTTCAGCCTCAATTGGTTCATCAATTGG GGGTGCATATTTGTAGGAGTGTTCATTATGATGGCATCAACAATTGGAGGTTTAAGGAATATCATAGCAGATGCTTCAACATACAGTTTTTATACATGA
- the LOC108461938 gene encoding lysine histidine transporter-like 6 isoform X3 — protein sequence MVTITQLLTFRRYLNLPIQYFLQRMVSTSPPKEVQSIRKWAEGDPTRRAKWWYSTFHTVTAMIGAGVLSLPYAMAYLGWGPGTMVLVLSWCMTLNTMWQMIQLHECVPGTRFDRYIDLGRYAFGSKLGGWVVLPQQLIVQVGCDIVYMVTGGKCLKKFMEIACTSCTQLRQSYWILIFGGSLSHGQIDGVSYDYKSTSPTDFMFRVFNALGQISFAFAGHAVALEIQATIPSTPERPSKIPMWKGALGAYFINAICYFPVAMIGYWAFGQDVDDNVLMALKKPAWLIACANLMVVVHVIGSYQVYAMPVFDLLENMMIKRLNFPPGIALRLITRSTYVAFTLFIGVTFPFFGDLLGFFGGFGFAPTSYFLPSIMWLVIKKPKRFSLNWFINWGCIFVGVFIMMASTIGGLRNIIADASTYSFYT from the exons ATGGTGACGATAACCCAACTCCTTACATTCAGGAGATATCTCAATCTTCCAATTCAATACTTTTTGCAAAGAATGGTTTCAACATCTCCTCCAAAG GAAGTTCAATCCATCAGGAAATGGGCAGAAGGTGATCCTACTCGCAGAGCCAAATGGTGGTACTCCACTTTTCACACTGTCACGGCCATGATAGGTGCAGGTGTCCTCAGCTTGCCCTATGCCATGGCCTATCTAGGATG GGGTCCAGGAACAATGGTTCTGGTATTATCATGGTGCATGACCTTGAATACAATGTGGCAGATGATACAACTGCATGAGTGTGTCCCTGGAACTCGATTCGATCGATACATTGACCTCGGGCGATATGCTTTTGGATCGAAACTCGGAGGATGGGTAGTGTTGCCTCAGCAGCTGATTGTTCAAGTTGGATGTGACATTGTGTACATGGTTACAGGAGGGAAATGCCTCAAAAAGTTCATGGAGATTGCCTGCACCAGCTGCACACAGCTCAGGCAGTCCTACTGGATCTTGATTTTTGGTG GTTCCTTGAGTCACGGTCAGATCGATGGTGTGAGCTATGATTATAAGAGCACAAGTCCGACTGACTTCATGTTTCGAGTGTTCAATGCACTAGGCCAAATTTCATTTGCATTTGCTGGTCATGCAGTTGCCCTTGAAATTCAGGCCACAATTCCATCAACCCCAGAAAGGCCTTCGAAAATACCGATGTGGAAAGGTGCACTCGGAGCCTATTTCATAAATGCCATATGCTACTTTCCAGTAGCCATGATAGGATACTGGGCATTCGGTCAAGATGTCGATGATAATGTACTTATGGCACTCAAGAAACCTGCATGGCTCATAGCCTGTGCTAACTTGATGGTGGTTGTTCATGTCATTGGAAGCTACCAGGTTTATGCTATGCCTGTGTTTGACCTGCTGGAGAACATGATGATCAAAAGGCTCAACTTCCCACCAGGGATTGCTCTCAGGCTCATAACTCGATCTACTTATGTAG CATTTACCCTGTTCATAGGAGTCACTTTCCCTTTCTTTGGAGATCTTCTGGGTTTCTTTGGTGGATTTGGCTTTGCTCCCACTTCATATTTT CTTCCCAGCATAATGTGGTTGGTGATCAAGAAACCAAAAAGGTTCAGCCTCAATTGGTTCATCAATTGG GGGTGCATATTTGTAGGAGTGTTCATTATGATGGCATCAACAATTGGAGGTTTAAGGAATATCATAGCAGATGCTTCAACATACAGTTTTTATACATGA